One part of the Arabidopsis thaliana chromosome 4, partial sequence genome encodes these proteins:
- a CDS encoding glycerol kinase (unknown protein; FUNCTIONS IN: molecular_function unknown; INVOLVED IN: biological_process unknown; LOCATED IN: chloroplast; EXPRESSED IN: 21 plant structures; EXPRESSED DURING: 13 growth stages; Has 35333 Blast hits to 34131 proteins in 2444 species: Archae - 798; Bacteria - 22429; Metazoa - 974; Fungi - 991; Plants - 531; Viruses - 0; Other Eukaryotes - 9610 (source: NCBI BLink).) — MLSSSGSSLLWRSRTHVPAPPPRSSPPLKALSFPFSSSLWFIHRTTISPLSCSAESSSEIALAQSQPAPDFNPWSEFAQNVSGEWDGFGADFTCEGQPLELPESVVPEAFREWEVKVFDWQTQCPTLAQPNSLSFLYKSIKLLPTVGCEADAATRYSIDQRIIGGGKSSALAFSYSVTGSYVAVWPLRNNQLEVEHCLINPKDKESRVRIFQVVSLAETTNMSLQSVKVFCEQWYGPFRDGDQLGGCAIRSSGFAATPTTAASVVTGSWRVLLATTSFHASDFVSWRPYTVYSSVYFHSMIAVSLFIL, encoded by the exons ATGTTATCGTCCTCCGGAAGCTCCCTCTTATGGCGGAGCCGTACACATGTGCCTGCACCGCCGCCTCGGTCTTCGCCACCGCTTAAAGCTCTCTCCTTTCCCTTCTCTTCCAGTTTATGGTTTATTCACAGAACCACAATTTCTCCTCTTTCGTGTTCAGCTGAAAGTTCCTCGGAGATTGCCCTGGCGCAGAGCCAGCCTGCCCCTGATTTCAATC CCTGGTCGGAGTTCGCTCAAAATGTGTCTGGCGAATGGGACGGTTTCGGAGCAGATTTTACATGCGAAGGGCAACCGCTAGAACTACCTGAATCAGTGGTTCCAGAAGCCTTTAGAGAATGGGAAGTGAAGGTGTTCGATTGGCAGACGCAGTGTCCCACTCTTGCCCAGCCCAACTCACTATCCTTTCTTTACAAGTCCATCAAACTCCTCCCCACCGTTGGATGTGAAGCTGATGCAGCCACCCGTTACAGCATCGACCAGAGGATCATCGGGGGAGGCAAATCCTCTGCATTAGCCTTTTCGTATTCTGTCACTGGCTCCTATGTCGCTGTGTGGCCTTTGCGGAACAACCAGCTTGAGGTGGAGCATTGTCTGATCAATCCAAAGGACAAGGAGTCTCGTGTGAGGATTTTCCAGGTTGTCAGCTTAGCAGAGACCACCAACATGTCCTTGCAGAGTGTCAAAGTTTTCTGTGAGCAGTGGTACGGTCCGTTCAGAGATGGCGATCAGCTTGGAGGCTGTGCCATCCGTAGCTCCGGCTTTGCTGCTACACCTACCACTGCAGCTTCAGTGGTTACCGGTTCTTGGAGAGTTCTACTTGCTACCACTAGCTTTCACGCCTCTGATTTCGTGAGTTGGCGTCCTTACACTGTGTATTCAAGTGTGTACTTCCATTCGATGATTGCCGtaagtttgtttattttgtga
- a CDS encoding glycerol kinase (unknown protein; FUNCTIONS IN: molecular_function unknown; INVOLVED IN: biological_process unknown; LOCATED IN: chloroplast; EXPRESSED IN: 21 plant structures; EXPRESSED DURING: 13 growth stages; Has 30201 Blast hits to 17322 proteins in 780 species: Archae - 12; Bacteria - 1396; Metazoa - 17338; Fungi - 3422; Plants - 5037; Viruses - 0; Other Eukaryotes - 2996 (source: NCBI BLink).), producing the protein MLSSSGSSLLWRSRTHVPAPPPRSSPPLKALSFPFSSSLWFIHRTTISPLSCSAESSSEIALAQSQPAPDFNPWSEFAQNVSGEWDGFGADFTCEGQPLELPESVVPEAFREWEVKVFDWQTQCPTLAQPNSLSFLYKSIKLLPTVGCEADAATRYSIDQRIIGGGKSSALAFSYSVTGSYVAVWPLRNNQLEVEHCLINPKDKESRVRIFQVVSLAETTNMSLQSVKVFCEQWYGPFRDGDQLGGCAIRSSGFAATPTTAASVVTGSWRVLLATTSFHASDFGCIQQVTGEKVIEIVREENDLLLLPQELWCSLQQGKDRERVFSVGWVFEPGHAITSSCVFSSDSKLKEVTMGRETALSDV; encoded by the exons ATGTTATCGTCCTCCGGAAGCTCCCTCTTATGGCGGAGCCGTACACATGTGCCTGCACCGCCGCCTCGGTCTTCGCCACCGCTTAAAGCTCTCTCCTTTCCCTTCTCTTCCAGTTTATGGTTTATTCACAGAACCACAATTTCTCCTCTTTCGTGTTCAGCTGAAAGTTCCTCGGAGATTGCCCTGGCGCAGAGCCAGCCTGCCCCTGATTTCAATC CCTGGTCGGAGTTCGCTCAAAATGTGTCTGGCGAATGGGACGGTTTCGGAGCAGATTTTACATGCGAAGGGCAACCGCTAGAACTACCTGAATCAGTGGTTCCAGAAGCCTTTAGAGAATGGGAAGTGAAGGTGTTCGATTGGCAGACGCAGTGTCCCACTCTTGCCCAGCCCAACTCACTATCCTTTCTTTACAAGTCCATCAAACTCCTCCCCACCGTTGGATGTGAAGCTGATGCAGCCACCCGTTACAGCATCGACCAGAGGATCATCGGGGGAGGCAAATCCTCTGCATTAGCCTTTTCGTATTCTGTCACTGGCTCCTATGTCGCTGTGTGGCCTTTGCGGAACAACCAGCTTGAGGTGGAGCATTGTCTGATCAATCCAAAGGACAAGGAGTCTCGTGTGAGGATTTTCCAGGTTGTCAGCTTAGCAGAGACCACCAACATGTCCTTGCAGAGTGTCAAAGTTTTCTGTGAGCAGTGGTACGGTCCGTTCAGAGATGGCGATCAGCTTGGAGGCTGTGCCATCCGTAGCTCCGGCTTTGCTGCTACACCTACCACTGCAGCTTCAGTGGTTACCGGTTCTTGGAGAGTTCTACTTGCTACCACTAGCTTTCACGCCTCTGATTTC GGTTGTATACAACAAGTTACTGGCGAGAAGGTGATTGAGATtgtgagagaagaaaatgatctTTTATTGCTTCCGCAAGAGCTGTGGTGCTCACTCCAACAAGGCAAAGACCGCGAAAGAGTATTTTCAGTAGGATGGGTCTTTGAGCCAGGCCATGCTATCACATCCAGCTGCGTCTTCTCTAGCGATTCTAAGCTAAAG GAGGTAACAATGGGGAGAGAGACTGCTCTATCAGATGTATGA
- a CDS encoding tubulin-tyrosine ligase, which produces MMEECSMRKLALWHTRTFKPVMTHEELEPIMSTMGFVAQATGAGGGFKEYVFLSSPTTTTTRPRLPYPHIDGLHITTYQAFIDALTFFLDVSDLFHVRGMPLQRAKDNNRKWRRMEEDENVFVYRDGTLDKSTHGCPIKQESSSYTHVLIHLKPLPHFTLLPLKDIIVSV; this is translated from the exons ATGATGGAGGAGTGCAGTATGAGGAAACTGGCCTTGTGGCACACGAGAACCTTCAAGCCTGTTATGACGCACGAGGAGCTTGAACCAATCATGTCCACCATGGGCTTCGTCGCTCAGGCCACCGGAGCAGGAGGAGGATTCAAAGAGTACgttttcctctcttctcccaccaccaccaccaccaggcCCAGGCTGCCCTATCCCCACATCGACGGCCTCCATATCACCACCTACCAGGCTTTTATTGACGCACTGACCTTCTTTCTTGATGTCTCTGATCTCTTCCATGTCAG GGGAATGCCGCTGCAACGTGCCAAAGATAACAACAGAAAGTGGCGTCGCATGGAAGAGGACGAAAATGTGTTTGTCTATAGAGATGGGACGCTGGATAAGTCGACTCACGGTTGTCCCATCAAACAAGAGTCATCATCGTATACACATGTTCTCATCCACCTCAAACCGCTACCTCATTTCACTCTTCTTCCCCTTAAGGACATCATTGTCTCCGTCTGA
- the AQI gene encoding Peptidase M20/M25/M40 family protein (Peptidase M20/M25/M40 family protein; FUNCTIONS IN: metallopeptidase activity, hydrolase activity, aminoacylase activity; INVOLVED IN: response to zinc ion; LOCATED IN: vacuole; EXPRESSED IN: 23 plant structures; EXPRESSED DURING: 15 growth stages; CONTAINS InterPro DOMAIN/s: ArgE/DapE/ACY1/CPG2/YscS, conserved site (InterPro:IPR001261), Peptidase M20 (InterPro:IPR002933), N-acyl-L-amino-acid amidohydrolase (InterPro:IPR010159), Peptidase M20, dimerisation (InterPro:IPR011650); BEST Arabidopsis thaliana protein match is: Peptidase M20/M25/M40 family protein (TAIR:AT1G44820.1); Has 7635 Blast hits to 7629 proteins in 1864 species: Archae - 183; Bacteria - 5555; Metazoa - 388; Fungi - 290; Plants - 78; Viruses - 2; Other Eukaryotes - 1139 (source: NCBI BLink).), translating into MSLLRLLLVVVVLHLSAVAGDDAIVSRFQEYLRINTVQPNPEYYKAVDFIISQAKPLSLESQTIEFVKGKPLLLLKWVGSDPTLPAFLLNSHTDVVPFEDSKWTHHPLQAHMDHHGDIYARGSQDMKCVGMQYLEAIRKLQASGFKPLRSVYLSFVPDEEIGGHDGAEKFAESQLFKSLNIAIVLDEGLPSPTESYRVFYGERSPWWLVIKAKGPPGHGAKLYDNSAMENLLKSIESIRRFRASQFDLLKAGGIAEGDVVSVNMAFLKAGTPSPTGFVMNLQPSEAEAGFDIRVPPSVDAEALERRLVEEWAPAARNMSFEFKQKLTGKQFLTAADDSNPWWGLLENAVKEAGGRTSKPEIFPASTDARYFRKAGVPAFGFSPISNTPSLLHDHNEYLGKAEYLKGIEVYVSIIKAYASYESKSGSRDEL; encoded by the exons ATgagtcttcttcgtcttctcctcgttgttgttgttcttcatctttctgCGGTGGCCGGCGACGACGCCATCGTCTCCAGATTCCAGGAGTACCTCCGAATCAACACGGTTCAGCCCAACCCGGAATACTACAAAGCCGTTGACTTTATAATATCTCAGGCGAAACCACTGTCCCTCGAATCTCAGACGATCGAATTTGTAAAAGGAAAGCCGCTTCTCCTCCTCAAATGGGTTGGCTCCGACCCAACCCTACCTGCCTTTCTCCTCAACTCCCACACCGATGTCGTTCCCTTCGAGGACTCCAAGTGGACTCACCATCCGCTCCAAGCTCACATGGACCACCATGGCGACATCTATGCCAGGGGTTCCCAGGACATGAAGTGCGTCGGGATGCAGTACCTCGAGGCCATACGCAAGCTCCAGGCTTCTGGCTTCAAGCCACTCCGATCCGTCTATCTCTCCTTCGTCCCCGATGAAGAGATTGGCGGCCACGATGGCGCAGAGAAGTTTGCTGAATCCCAATTATTCAAGAGCTTGAACATCGCAATCGTGCTCGACGAAG GCCTGCCATCGCCTACTGAGAGTTACAGAGTATTCTATGGAGAGAGGAGTCCCTGGTGGCTGGTGATTAAGGCTAAAGGTCCACCTGGCCACGGTGCCAAGCTCTATGACAACTCTGCCATGGAGAATCTGCTCAAAAGCATTGAGAGTATTCGCAGATTCAGAGCTTCTCAGTTCGATCTTCTCAAAGCTGGTGGGATAGCTGAAGGCGATGTTGTCTCTGTGAACATGGCCTTCCTCAAGGCTGGCACACCTTCTCCAACT GGTTTCGTAATGAATCTGCAACCATCTGAGGCAGAAGCTGGTTTCGACATTCGTGTTCCACCCAGCGTTGATGCTGAAGCACTCGAAAGACGTTTAGTGGAGGAATGGGCTCCAGCAGCACGAAACATGTCCTTTGAG TTCAAGCAGAAGCTTACGGGGAAGCAATTCCTTACAGCAGCAGATGATTCAAATCCTTGGTGGGGGCTCTTGGAAAATGCTGTTAAGGAAGCCGGAGGTAGGACCAGTAAGCCTGAGATTTTCCCTGCATCAACGGATGCTCGCTACTTTCGCAAGGCTGGCGTGCCTGCCTTTGGGTTCTCTCCCATATCAAACACCCCGAGTCTGCTTCATGACCACAATGAG TATTTGGGTAAAGCTGAGTACTTGAAAGGCATTGAGGTGTATGTTTCAATCATCAAAGCTTATGCATCATATGAAAGCAAAAGTGGTTCACGAGATGAGTTATGA
- the AQI gene encoding Peptidase M20/M25/M40 family protein (Peptidase M20/M25/M40 family protein; FUNCTIONS IN: hydrolase activity, metallopeptidase activity, aminoacylase activity; INVOLVED IN: response to zinc ion; LOCATED IN: vacuole; EXPRESSED IN: 23 plant structures; EXPRESSED DURING: 15 growth stages; CONTAINS InterPro DOMAIN/s: ArgE/DapE/ACY1/CPG2/YscS, conserved site (InterPro:IPR001261), Peptidase M20 (InterPro:IPR002933), N-acyl-L-amino-acid amidohydrolase (InterPro:IPR010159), Peptidase M20, dimerisation (InterPro:IPR011650); BEST Arabidopsis thaliana protein match is: Peptidase M20/M25/M40 family protein (TAIR:AT1G44820.1); Has 7219 Blast hits to 7215 proteins in 1775 species: Archae - 179; Bacteria - 5225; Metazoa - 384; Fungi - 290; Plants - 80; Viruses - 2; Other Eukaryotes - 1059 (source: NCBI BLink).): protein MSLLRLLLVVVVLHLSAVAGDDAIVSRFQEYLRINTVQPNPEYYKAVDFIISQAKPLSLESQTIEFVKGKPLLLLKWVGSDPTLPAFLLNSHTDVVPFEDSKWTHHPLQAHMDHHGDIYARGSQDMKCVGMQYLEAIRKLQASGFKPLRSVYLSFVPDEEIGGHDGAEKFAESQLFKSLNIAIVLDEGLPSPTESYRVFYGERSPWWLVIKAKGPPGHGAKLYDNSAMENLLKSIESIRRFRASQFDLLKAGGIAEGDVVSVNMAFLKAGTPSPTGFVMNLQPSEAEAGFDIRVPPSVDAEALERRLVEEWAPAARNMSFELGQFKQKLTGKQFLTAADDSNPWWGLLENAVKEAGGRTSKPEIFPASTDARYFRKAGVPAFGFSPISNTPSLLHDHNEYLGKAEYLKGIEVYVSIIKAYASYESKSGSRDEL, encoded by the exons ATgagtcttcttcgtcttctcctcgttgttgttgttcttcatctttctgCGGTGGCCGGCGACGACGCCATCGTCTCCAGATTCCAGGAGTACCTCCGAATCAACACGGTTCAGCCCAACCCGGAATACTACAAAGCCGTTGACTTTATAATATCTCAGGCGAAACCACTGTCCCTCGAATCTCAGACGATCGAATTTGTAAAAGGAAAGCCGCTTCTCCTCCTCAAATGGGTTGGCTCCGACCCAACCCTACCTGCCTTTCTCCTCAACTCCCACACCGATGTCGTTCCCTTCGAGGACTCCAAGTGGACTCACCATCCGCTCCAAGCTCACATGGACCACCATGGCGACATCTATGCCAGGGGTTCCCAGGACATGAAGTGCGTCGGGATGCAGTACCTCGAGGCCATACGCAAGCTCCAGGCTTCTGGCTTCAAGCCACTCCGATCCGTCTATCTCTCCTTCGTCCCCGATGAAGAGATTGGCGGCCACGATGGCGCAGAGAAGTTTGCTGAATCCCAATTATTCAAGAGCTTGAACATCGCAATCGTGCTCGACGAAG GCCTGCCATCGCCTACTGAGAGTTACAGAGTATTCTATGGAGAGAGGAGTCCCTGGTGGCTGGTGATTAAGGCTAAAGGTCCACCTGGCCACGGTGCCAAGCTCTATGACAACTCTGCCATGGAGAATCTGCTCAAAAGCATTGAGAGTATTCGCAGATTCAGAGCTTCTCAGTTCGATCTTCTCAAAGCTGGTGGGATAGCTGAAGGCGATGTTGTCTCTGTGAACATGGCCTTCCTCAAGGCTGGCACACCTTCTCCAACT GGTTTCGTAATGAATCTGCAACCATCTGAGGCAGAAGCTGGTTTCGACATTCGTGTTCCACCCAGCGTTGATGCTGAAGCACTCGAAAGACGTTTAGTGGAGGAATGGGCTCCAGCAGCACGAAACATGTCCTTTGAG CTGGGGCAGTTCAAGCAGAAGCTTACGGGGAAGCAATTCCTTACAGCAGCAGATGATTCAAATCCTTGGTGGGGGCTCTTGGAAAATGCTGTTAAGGAAGCCGGAGGTAGGACCAGTAAGCCTGAGATTTTCCCTGCATCAACGGATGCTCGCTACTTTCGCAAGGCTGGCGTGCCTGCCTTTGGGTTCTCTCCCATATCAAACACCCCGAGTCTGCTTCATGACCACAATGAG TATTTGGGTAAAGCTGAGTACTTGAAAGGCATTGAGGTGTATGTTTCAATCATCAAAGCTTATGCATCATATGAAAGCAAAAGTGGTTCACGAGATGAGTTATGA
- a CDS encoding glycerol kinase (unknown protein; FUNCTIONS IN: molecular_function unknown; INVOLVED IN: biological_process unknown; LOCATED IN: chloroplast; EXPRESSED IN: 21 plant structures; EXPRESSED DURING: 13 growth stages; Has 35333 Blast hits to 34131 proteins in 2444 species: Archae - 798; Bacteria - 22429; Metazoa - 974; Fungi - 991; Plants - 531; Viruses - 0; Other Eukaryotes - 9610 (source: NCBI BLink).) — protein MLSSSGSSLLWRSRTHVPAPPPRSSPPLKALSFPFSSSLWFIHRTTISPLSCSAESSSEIALAQSQPAPDFNPWSEFAQNVSGEWDGFGADFTCEGQPLELPESVVPEAFREWEVKVFDWQTQCPTLAQPNSLSFLYKSIKLLPTVGCEADAATRYSIDQRIIGGGKSSALAFSYSVTGSYVAVWPLRNNQLEVEHCLINPKDKESRVRIFQVVSLAETTNMSLQSVKVFCEQWYGPFRDGDQLGGCAIRSSGFAATPTTAASVVTGSWRVLLATTSFHASDFGCIQQVTGEKVIEIVREENDLLLLPQELWCSLQQGKDRERVFSVGWVFEPGHAITSSCVFSSDSKLKEVTMGRETALSDSLC, from the exons ATGTTATCGTCCTCCGGAAGCTCCCTCTTATGGCGGAGCCGTACACATGTGCCTGCACCGCCGCCTCGGTCTTCGCCACCGCTTAAAGCTCTCTCCTTTCCCTTCTCTTCCAGTTTATGGTTTATTCACAGAACCACAATTTCTCCTCTTTCGTGTTCAGCTGAAAGTTCCTCGGAGATTGCCCTGGCGCAGAGCCAGCCTGCCCCTGATTTCAATC CCTGGTCGGAGTTCGCTCAAAATGTGTCTGGCGAATGGGACGGTTTCGGAGCAGATTTTACATGCGAAGGGCAACCGCTAGAACTACCTGAATCAGTGGTTCCAGAAGCCTTTAGAGAATGGGAAGTGAAGGTGTTCGATTGGCAGACGCAGTGTCCCACTCTTGCCCAGCCCAACTCACTATCCTTTCTTTACAAGTCCATCAAACTCCTCCCCACCGTTGGATGTGAAGCTGATGCAGCCACCCGTTACAGCATCGACCAGAGGATCATCGGGGGAGGCAAATCCTCTGCATTAGCCTTTTCGTATTCTGTCACTGGCTCCTATGTCGCTGTGTGGCCTTTGCGGAACAACCAGCTTGAGGTGGAGCATTGTCTGATCAATCCAAAGGACAAGGAGTCTCGTGTGAGGATTTTCCAGGTTGTCAGCTTAGCAGAGACCACCAACATGTCCTTGCAGAGTGTCAAAGTTTTCTGTGAGCAGTGGTACGGTCCGTTCAGAGATGGCGATCAGCTTGGAGGCTGTGCCATCCGTAGCTCCGGCTTTGCTGCTACACCTACCACTGCAGCTTCAGTGGTTACCGGTTCTTGGAGAGTTCTACTTGCTACCACTAGCTTTCACGCCTCTGATTTC GGTTGTATACAACAAGTTACTGGCGAGAAGGTGATTGAGATtgtgagagaagaaaatgatctTTTATTGCTTCCGCAAGAGCTGTGGTGCTCACTCCAACAAGGCAAAGACCGCGAAAGAGTATTTTCAGTAGGATGGGTCTTTGAGCCAGGCCATGCTATCACATCCAGCTGCGTCTTCTCTAGCGATTCTAAGCTAAAG GAGGTAACAATGGGGAGAGAGACTGCTCTATCAGAT AGCCTTTGTTGA